The proteins below come from a single Ochotona princeps isolate mOchPri1 chromosome 13, mOchPri1.hap1, whole genome shotgun sequence genomic window:
- the EEF1AKMT2 gene encoding EEF1A lysine methyltransferase 2 isoform X1 codes for MSRGADAGSGGREAAGRAGARSPAEDGFAPSALGTREHWDSVYERELQTFQECGDTGEIWFGEESMTRLLRWMQKRKVPLDASVLDIGTGNGVFLVELAKFGFSNITGIDYSPSAIQLSGNILEKEGLSNIKLKVEDFLNLSPKLSGFQICIDKGTFDAISLNPDNAVDKRKQYVNSLSRVLEAKGFFLITSCNWTKEELLREFSEGFELVEELPTPTFSFGGRSGNTVAALVFQKS; via the exons ATGAGTCGGGGCGCTGACGCCGGCAGCGGCGGCAGGGAGGCCGCGGGGCGGGCTGGGGCGCGCAGTCCCGCCGAGGATGGCTTCGCCCCGTCCGCTCTGGGCACCCGAGAGCA TTGGGATTCTGTGTATGAGAGAGAACTACAGACTTTCCAGGAATGTGGGGATACAGGAGAAATCTG GTTTGGAGAAGAGAGCATGACTCGACTGCTGAGGTGGATGCAGAAACGGAAGGTTCCATTGGACGCTTCAGTGCTGGACATCGGAACTGGAAATGGTGTCTTCCTGGTTGAACTT GCAAAATTTGGTTTCAGTAATATTACTGGAATTGATTACTCTCCCTCGGCAATTCAGCTTTCTGGAAATATCCTAGAGAAAGAAGGGTTATCTAACATTAAATTAaag GTGGAAGACTTTTTGAATCTTTCCCCAAAGCTGTCTGGATTTCAAATTTGTATTGACAAAGGGACTTTTGATGCCATAAGCCTTAATCCTGACAATGCAGTTGACAAGAGGAAGCAATATGTGAACTCCCTCTCCAGAGTTTTAGAAGCAAAAGGCTTTTTCCTAATAACCTCATGTAATTGGACCAAGGAAGAGCTGCTCCGTGAATTCAGCGAAG GATTTGAACTTGTTGAAGAACTGCCAACCCCTACCTTCAGCTTTGGTGGCAGATCTGGAAACACTGTAGCTGCACTGGTTTTCCAAAAATCCTGA
- the EEF1AKMT2 gene encoding EEF1A lysine methyltransferase 2 isoform X2, producing the protein MSRGADAGSGGREAAGRAGARSPAEDGFAPSALGTREHWDSVYERELQTFQECGDTGEIWFGEESMTRLLRWMQKRKVPLDASVLDIGTGNGVFLVELVEDFLNLSPKLSGFQICIDKGTFDAISLNPDNAVDKRKQYVNSLSRVLEAKGFFLITSCNWTKEELLREFSEGFELVEELPTPTFSFGGRSGNTVAALVFQKS; encoded by the exons ATGAGTCGGGGCGCTGACGCCGGCAGCGGCGGCAGGGAGGCCGCGGGGCGGGCTGGGGCGCGCAGTCCCGCCGAGGATGGCTTCGCCCCGTCCGCTCTGGGCACCCGAGAGCA TTGGGATTCTGTGTATGAGAGAGAACTACAGACTTTCCAGGAATGTGGGGATACAGGAGAAATCTG GTTTGGAGAAGAGAGCATGACTCGACTGCTGAGGTGGATGCAGAAACGGAAGGTTCCATTGGACGCTTCAGTGCTGGACATCGGAACTGGAAATGGTGTCTTCCTGGTTGAACTT GTGGAAGACTTTTTGAATCTTTCCCCAAAGCTGTCTGGATTTCAAATTTGTATTGACAAAGGGACTTTTGATGCCATAAGCCTTAATCCTGACAATGCAGTTGACAAGAGGAAGCAATATGTGAACTCCCTCTCCAGAGTTTTAGAAGCAAAAGGCTTTTTCCTAATAACCTCATGTAATTGGACCAAGGAAGAGCTGCTCCGTGAATTCAGCGAAG GATTTGAACTTGTTGAAGAACTGCCAACCCCTACCTTCAGCTTTGGTGGCAGATCTGGAAACACTGTAGCTGCACTGGTTTTCCAAAAATCCTGA
- the EEF1AKMT2 gene encoding EEF1A lysine methyltransferase 2 isoform X3, with translation MVSSWLNLLAKFGFSNITGIDYSPSAIQLSGNILEKEGLSNIKLKVEDFLNLSPKLSGFQICIDKGTFDAISLNPDNAVDKRKQYVNSLSRVLEAKGFFLITSCNWTKEELLREFSEGFELVEELPTPTFSFGGRSGNTVAALVFQKS, from the exons ATGGTGTCTTCCTGGTTGAACTTGTTG GCAAAATTTGGTTTCAGTAATATTACTGGAATTGATTACTCTCCCTCGGCAATTCAGCTTTCTGGAAATATCCTAGAGAAAGAAGGGTTATCTAACATTAAATTAaag GTGGAAGACTTTTTGAATCTTTCCCCAAAGCTGTCTGGATTTCAAATTTGTATTGACAAAGGGACTTTTGATGCCATAAGCCTTAATCCTGACAATGCAGTTGACAAGAGGAAGCAATATGTGAACTCCCTCTCCAGAGTTTTAGAAGCAAAAGGCTTTTTCCTAATAACCTCATGTAATTGGACCAAGGAAGAGCTGCTCCGTGAATTCAGCGAAG GATTTGAACTTGTTGAAGAACTGCCAACCCCTACCTTCAGCTTTGGTGGCAGATCTGGAAACACTGTAGCTGCACTGGTTTTCCAAAAATCCTGA